In Cryptomeria japonica chromosome 10, Sugi_1.0, whole genome shotgun sequence, a genomic segment contains:
- the LOC131858781 gene encoding uncharacterized protein LOC131858781 → MINSLSLLALDLIRAKFTWSNGHSGEDLIQVKLVRGLISPDWLRLAFCKLNALACVGSDHFPIFLSVSPLFGRKAYRFRFEKMWLMAPKIQDKILESWSINNQGTTMFRIVNKLSNVKSNIQHWNKSTFGNIFKAKEKPKLELVEVQEHIQAYGFEIDVSNNEIDILTKLHDIISKEEEYWKQRSRALWIKSGEKNTKFFHMMTLKNRATNRINKIQIGQRWVDKHDEIF, encoded by the coding sequence ATGATCAACTCATTGAGCCTTTTAGCTCTTGATCTCATTAGGgctaaattcacttggtccaatggACACAGTGGGGAGGATCTTATTCAGGTCAAGCTTGTCAGGGGCCTTATTTCTCCAGATTGGCTTCGGTTGGCTTTCTGCAAACTCAATGCCCTAGCCTGTGTTGGATCAGATCACTTTCCCATTTTCCTGTCAGTCTCTCCGTTGTTTGGCAGAAAGGCGTACcgcttcagatttgaaaaaatgtggctcaTGGCCCCGAAAATCCAAGATAAAATTTTGGAATCGTGGAGTATTAATAACCAGGGAACGACTATGTTTAGAATagtcaacaagctttccaatgtTAAGTCTAATATCCAACACTGGAATAAATCCACTTTTGGCAACATCTTCAAAGCTAAAGAGAAGCCCAAACTAGAACTTGTGGAGGTTCAAGAGCATATCCAAGCTTATGGGTTTGAAATTGATGTTTCGAataatgaaattgatattttgaccaaATTGCATGACAttatctccaaagaagaagaatattggaagcaaagatctagagccttatgGATCAAAAGCGGTGAGaaaaacactaagttctttcataTGATGACTCTTAAGAACAGGGCTACCAATAGAATAAACAAAATTCAGATTGGACAGAGATGGGTTGATAAGCATGATGAGATCTTTTAG